TAATGTGCTTAAAGCGACCGGCACCAGTGTGTTCTTAGCCAATGCATTGAGTGAGATGATTGCTCACCTTGGCATCTTCTTTATCATCGCTGTGATAGCGGTGTTTGTGGTATTCCTGACGGAATTTGCCAGTAACACCGCCAGTGCAGCGCTACTGATCCCTGTTTTTGCTACGGTAGCCGAAGCGTTTGGTATGTCACCGGTGATCCTATCAGTACTGATTGCGGTAGCAGCGTCATGTGCGTTTATGTTGCCAGTCGCGACCCCGCCTAACGCGATTGTGTTTGGTTCGGGGCACGTCAAACAGAGTGAGATGATGCGAGTAGGTTTGATTCTAAACGTTGCTTGTATCGTGGCTCTCACGTTTATCGCAATGACGTTCTGGGCATAAGCACAACAATAATAAATAATTAGCTCAACACGATTGTAACGCCTTGCTCTGAGAGTGAGGCGTTTTGTTTTGTTGGCTATAGCAAAATCAAAGAAGAGAGGAAGTGGGTGTGTTAACTTTGCGCTTTGTTTATGTTTGCATCTACCACCAAAAGTCGCCATGAGTAACGATATTCAAGCCAAAATTGCCAGTTTTACCTCGATAGAAGAGGCGTTGGACTACTTTGACATTGGCTACACGAGTCAGTTTATCAATGAGAATCGCGTTGAGTTGGTAAAGCGCTTTAATGGATATTTGATCTTGGAGAAACCTGAGGATTGGTTTGCTGCGCGGCGAGCATTAAAAAATGCCTATTGTAAGATTCAGCGTTCTCGATTGGATAAACATACGCGACAAGCATGTCGTGGGTGTACCACCTGTCAAAGAAGGTAGTAGCGTCAGCCCTTGACTGACACTACTAAAGTAGGCGAGAAGCTTACTTTTCAGCG
This window of the Vibrio panuliri genome carries:
- a CDS encoding nitrogenase-stabilizing/protective protein NifW, translating into MSNDIQAKIASFTSIEEALDYFDIGYTSQFINENRVELVKRFNGYLILEKPEDWFAARRALKNAYCKIQRSRLDKHTRQACRGCTTCQRR